The following are from one region of the Nicotiana tabacum cultivar K326 chromosome 3, ASM71507v2, whole genome shotgun sequence genome:
- the LOC107817093 gene encoding uncharacterized protein LOC107817093 produces MRSPPSKSQIKNSTSGSGSSTAGSNVKGPLNLFFSQKSNEKRKGEAIDLDSCRKSLRERALDAFARWMYDAGLPFNCVNYTDSFGEFIVAVGQYGPGMKPPTYHEVRVPCLKKEVEKTDKIIEEQKAQWKIYGCSIMMDKWTAKNGKMVINVLVNSPRGSVFLESYDASDSSTNSNKMFNLSEKTILKVGPENVVQVVTDNTSENKKVGNMLKGVFPNICWTPCAAHCINLMFGEIFKLAPYSRGEQVSKAIVVEHDEEIHKTKKLVKPAKTRFVTSILTLHSFYLQKQNTLFLSTEWSESIYTKEALGKEVARFIIGPYFWNDTVQALKVGNPLVIVLRLVDGEKKSPTEYIYEAMDRDKEDIEKAFDHDRRKYERVFEIIDKRWDDQLHQPLHAAGHILNRELFYTNNENKTLDLKLNGGCNLVMKFQTCNNLIHTKKRNRLELKKLNDLVFVKYNRTLARRYKARNIIDPILLNNIDEANEWLTGGPQNHEEEEVFEGEGLTFGHVAMASGVEENVYGFRGSTLRIKERVSTSTSTCTSRTLINESSDEEEEDDDQYNNSNMMTLQEFGDLVEE; encoded by the exons ATGAGGTCACCTCCCTCTAAATCTCAAATAAAGAATTCAACAAGTGGAAGTGGATCATCCACTGCCGGTAGTAATGTGAAAGGTCCTCTTAATCTTTTTTTCTcacaaaaatcaaatgaaaagagaaagggtgAAGCTATTGACTTAGATTCTTGTAGGAAGAGTTTAAGGGAGCGTGCTCTAGATGCTTTTGCAAGGTGGATGTATGATGCGGGGCTACCTTTTAATTGTGTGAATTACACCGATAGTTTTGGTGAATTCATTGTGGCCGTAGGCCAATATGGCCCAGGAATGAAGCCCCCTACCTATCATGAAGTAAGAGTTCCTTGTCTAAAAAAGGAGGTGGAGAAGACAGACAAGATTATCGAGGAGCAAAAGGCACAATGGAAAATTTATGGTTGTTCCATTATGATGGACAAATGGACtgcaaaaaatggaaaaatggtcATTAATGTTTTGGTGAATTCTCCGAGAGGTAGTGTGTTTCTTGAATCTTATGATGCTAGTGACTCCTcaaccaattccaataaaatgTTCAACTTGTCTGAGAAGACAATATTGAAAGTTGGACCGGAAAATGTGGTTCAAGTTGTTACTGATAACACAAGTGAGAATAAAAAAGTGGGTAacatgttgaaaggagttttCCCAAATATTTGTTGGACTCCTTGTGCTGCACATTGTATCAACTTGATGTTTGGTGAAATTTTCAAGTTAGCCCCATATTCTAGAGGTGAACAAGTG TCAAAGGCCATTGTTGTTGAACATGATGAGGAGATacataaaacaaaaaaattggTGAAACCGGCTAAGACAAGATTTGTAACAAGTATCTTAACCTTGCATAGCTTTTACCTGCAAAAGCAAAATACCTTGTTCTTGTCAACCGAATGGAGTGAGAGTATCTATACAAAGGAAGCTCTTGGGAAAGAAGTTGCGAGATTTATTATTGGTCCATATTTTTGGAATGACACTGTTCAAGCACTTAAAGTTGGTAATCCTTTGGTTATTGTACTTCGTTTGGTGGATGGAGAAAAAAAATCACCAACGGAATACATTTATGAAGCCATGGATAGggataaagaagatattgagaagGCATTTGATCATGATAGGAGAAAATATGAGAGAGTGTTTGAAATCATTGATAAAAGGTGGGATGATCAGCTTCATCAACCTTTACATGCAGCAGGGCATATTTTGAACCGCGAATTGTTTTACACAAACAATGAGAACAAGACTTTAGATTTAAAA TTGAATGGTGGATGCAATTTGGTTATGAAGTTCCAAACTTGCAACAATTTG ATTCATACTAAGAAGAGAAACAGGCTTGAACTAAAGAAACTCAATGATCTCGTGTTCGTAAAATATAATAGAACATTGGCTCGTCGTTACAAAGCTCGCAATATCATTGATCCAATTTTATTGAATAACATTGATGAAGCAAATGAATGGTTAACTGGAGGCCCCCAAaatcatgaagaagaagaagtattTGAAGGAGAAGGTCTCACTTTTGGTCATGTTGCTATGGCAAGTGGAGTTGAAGAGAATGTTTATGGTTTTAGGGGAAGTACTTTAAGGATCAAAGAAAGAGTATCTACAAGTACAAGTACATGCACAAGTAGAACCCTAATTAATGAATcctcagatgaagaagaagaagatgatgaccaATATAATAACTCGAACATGATGACACTTCAAGAGTTTGGAGATCTTGTTGAAGAATAG